The genomic region ttGTCTTTTTCAGACATCTGTTTCACCTCTaccaccatcccaaagatgctgCTGAACCTCTACATCCAGAATAAAGGCATCACCTATGAAGGCTGCCTCACTCAGCTgtattttttcatcctttttgcaGAACTGGACATTTTCCTCCTCTCTGCGATGGCCTATGACCGGTTCATAGCCATATGCCATCCACTGCACTACACAACCAAGATGACCCCCCAGCTCTGTGGCTTGCTGGTGCTGGCATCTTGGATATTGAGTGTCCTGGACTCTTTGCTACGCAGTTTGCTGGTGTTGCAGCTGTCCTTTTGTACTGACTTGGAGATCCcccatttcttctgtgaaatcaATCAGATTATCCAACTTGCCTGTTCTAACAATCTTCTCAGTATCATAGAGATGTATTTTGCCACTGTGCTCATGGGTATTATTCCCCTCTCTGGCATTGTTGTTTCTTATTCTCGGATTGTCTCCTCCATACTGAGGATTACATCAGCAAGGGGGAAGTACAAGGCATTTTCCACCTGTGGGTCTCATCTTTcagttgtttgcttgttttatggCACAGGTCTTGGGGTGTACCTCAGTTCTGCCACTACCCAAAATTCCAGAACCAGCGCAATAGCCTCTGTGATGTACACTGAGGTCACGCCAATGCTGAATCCATTTATTTACTCTCTGAGGAACAAGGACATAAAGGGGGCTCTGAAAAGTCTTGTCACCACTCTCGCTTTCAGTGAGTGACAGGAGTGTTTACCTTGGGGCTGGAGAAGTTTTCATAAGTAGCCAAGAACAAGCTTGGCATCTAAAGCCTGATATTTTTGCTGTCttcagatgctttttttttcctttttctttacccCATGTCCCTTAAATCAATGATaccatatgttttattttctaacattgcttttttttttaacgtggctTTGatgtattgatatttctttcttcattgtttCTCAACTTTTTCAATATTTCAGGTTTTCCCTTTCCAACCTAAATCACAATATCCTGATGCCCTGAAAAAAAATGCTGCCTTTGAAATGAAAGCAGCAAAAACAATTACAacagaaaaattttttattctttcaggaACATGAGAAAAATTTCAGAGTAAATATACACAGACACTCAAGGGTAGTAGTTTTGCTGAATAAGTCATGGTAAAGTTCAGCCACACAAACAGGTGAACTGACATTGTAAATGCAGAAAATTCAGGATATATAGTCAGAAGGAAACTTtggaaatagttttaaaaatctactttattttctaaaacattgaTAACTTTAGTTTGAAGTAAATGTTCGTATGTAAGGCATAATATTATCATCCAAATGTTACTCATGGTTTCCCATTATTCTCTGACTCTCTTTCACTTCTGAAGTTTTAttccaatatttattttacaaagtctAATATAAAAGTATAAGAGTTATAATCAGAAAcagcattttatttaataaaaactatCAAGAAAGTATTATCAGTAGAATTTTATAAGGAATATGAGCATAAGGATTAGCTTTTTGTAATACTGCATGCCAAAAAATCCCCCACTTTTATTTAGATATGAAATAATACATATACTTGGTCACCAGAGTCACAGGTAGggctatgggaaaagaatttccacagcTAATCAACACTTTTACACTGTGCTACATAAATCTTTGATCTTCTTtcattttagcaaatatttattgaacgtCAGTTCTGTGCTACTCTTGTTCTAAACCCTGATGATAGAGCATCTAACAAGATGATCGAGGTATGTGCTCTCAAGGAGCTCACCTTCTAGGGAGAGGAAATACACAGCAAGTAAACAAGTTTTCAAACTTAGCATAATTTCAATCAGAATTAAGTGCTATGAGGAAAATCTCACAGGAAGATGAGAGAGAGTGAAAGGGCTCTACAACACAGAGTGGTAAAGGATTATTTCTTACGCTCTTTGTCCTTCTTCACACTGGTGCACACCTGACTCTGCAAGGTTCCAGAGGAGgccttcattttataaaattctagGATTTCTTCTTCCAGTTGTCTCCTCTCCTCCTCAAGTCTCATTGTCTCCTCTTGTTGGACCTTCTTAAGATGTTCAAACTTGTCCTGTAGCTGTAAAACAAATCCGCAGTTGTGACTCAAAGCACCCTATGGGGGCACATCCCCAGGaacctgtttctttccttctgattATCAAACCTACCCTAATCATTAGAATAGCACTTGATCTTAATAGTAGTCTCAAAAGTATCTCTGCTGGAGTCATATCGCTGGTAAATACATTTTCAGACCTGAGGGCAAATGAGCATCTACATACAAGGGCAAGAAGAATGATTGGAAAGGCTGGGGATGTGAGATTGTGGTATTTATAAATGATAGCAAAATCACTGAGAAAACTTTTTACTTAAAGAtgtgctatatgtatacatatacatacatacaatggaacattacccgttaaaaaaaaaagagagagagaccttgCCTTTTGAGACAACATGAAAGGACctggaaggtattatgctaagtaaataagtcagaggtagataatagataagaaagagaaagataaataccatatgatttcacttatacagggaatctaaagaaaacaattcaaatgaataaacataatgaaacagaaacacactcatagatacaaagaaaaaactggtggttgccagaggagagGGATGAATGAAATAGGTGAAGAAGATTAAAGGATACAAAcgtccagttataaaataattagtcatagggatgtaatgtacagcatacaGAATATagtgaataatattttaataactttctaTGCTGACAAAtggtgcgtgcgtgcatgctaagtcgcttcagtcgtgtctgactctgtgtaaccctctgaactgtagcctgccaggctcctctgtccatgggattctccaggcaagaatattgagtagacattctatgaggccaccatcaccctaataccaaaacctgacaaagatcccacaaaaaaagaaaactacaggccaatatcactgatgaacatagatgcaaaaatccttaacaaaattctagcaatcagaatccaataacacattaaaaagatcatacaccatgaccaagtgggctttatcccagggatgcaagaattcttcaatatccgcaaatcaatcaatgtaatacaccacattaacaaattgaaaaataaaaaccatatgattatctcaatagatgcagagaaagcctttgacaaaattcaacatccatttatgataaaaactctccataaagcaggaatagaaggaacatacctcaacataataaaagctatatatgacaaacccatagcaaacattatcctcaatggtgaaaaattgaaagcattccctctaaagtcaggaacaagacaagggtgcccactttcaccattactattcaacatagttttggaagttttggccacagcaatcagagcagaaaaagaaataaaaggaatccaaattggaaaagaagaagtaaaactctcactatttgcagatgacatgatcctctacatagaaaaccctaaagactccaccagaaaattactagaactaatcaatgattatagtaaagttgcaggatataaaatcaacacacagaaatcccttgcattcctatacactaataatgagaaaacagaaagagaaattaaggaaacaattccattcaccattgcaacggaaagaataaaatacttaggaatatatctacctagagaaactaaagacctatacatagaaaactataaaacactggtgaaagaaatcaaagaggacactaatagatggagaaatataccatgttcatggattggaagaatcaatatagtgtaaatgagtatactacccaaagcaatttatagattcaatgcaatgcctatcaagctaccaacggtattcttcacagagctagaacaaataatttcacaatttgtatggaaatacaaaaaacctcgaatagccaaagctatattgagaaagaagaatggaactggaggaatcaacctacctgacttcaggctctactacaaagccacagttatcaagacagtatggtactggcacagagacagaaatatagatcaatggaacaaaatagaaagcccagagataaatccacacacatatggacaccttatctttgacaaaggaggcaagaatatacaatggattaaagacaatctctttaacaagtggtgctgggaaaactggtcaaccacttgtaaaagaatgaaactagaacactttctaacaccatacacaaaaataaactcaaaatggattaaagatctaaacgtaagaccagaaactataaaactcctagaggagaacataggcaaaacactctctgacatacatcacagcaggatcctctatgacccacctcccagaatattggaaataaaagcaaaaataaacaaatgggacctaattaaacttaaaagcttctgcacatcaaaggaaactattagcaaggtgaaaaggcagccttcagaatgggagaaaataatagcaaatgaagcaactgacaactaatctcaaaaatatacaagcaactcctacagctcaactccagaaaaataaatgacccaatcaaaaaatgggccaaagaactaaatagacatttctccaaagaagacatacagatggctaacaaacacatgaaaagatgctcaacatcactcattatcagagaaatgcaaatcaaaaccactatgaggtaccatttcacgccagtcagaatgactgtgatccaaaagtctacaagcaataaatgctggagagggtgtggagaaaagggaacccttttacactgttggtgggaatgcaaactagtacagccactatggagaacagtgtggagattccttaaaaaactggaaatagaactgccttatgatccagcaatcccactgctgggcatacacactgaggaaaccagaagggaaagagacacgtgtaccccaatgttcatcgcagcactgtttataatagccaggacatggaagcaacctagatgcccatcagcagatgaatggataagaaagctgtggtacatatacacaatggagtattactcatccattaaaaagaatacatttgagtcagttctaatgaggtggatgaaactggagcctattatacagagtgaagtaagccagaaagaaaaacaccaatacagtatactaacgcatatatatggaatctagaaagatgctaacaataaccctgtgtacgagacagcaaaagagacactgatgtatagaacagttttatggactctgttgcagagggagagggtgggaagatttgggagaatggcattgaaacatgtataatatcatgtatgaaacgagttgccagtccaggttcgatgcacgatactggatgcttggggctagtgcactgggacgacccagagggatggtatagggagggaagagggaggagggttcaggatggggaacacatgtatacctgtggcggattcattttgatatttggcaaaactaatacaatttgtaaagtttaaaaataaaataaaattaaaaaaaaaaaagaa from Bos javanicus breed banteng chromosome 25, ARS-OSU_banteng_1.0, whole genome shotgun sequence harbors:
- the LOC133238545 gene encoding olfactory receptor 7A10-like, which encodes MEQENHTQFSGFLLLGLSDEAELQPLLFWLFLSMYLITIAGNLLIILTTIYDSHLHTPMYFFLSNLSFSDICFTSTTIPKMLLNLYIQNKGITYEGCLTQLYFFILFAELDIFLLSAMAYDRFIAICHPLHYTTKMTPQLCGLLVLASWILSVLDSLLRSLLVLQLSFCTDLEIPHFFCEINQIIQLACSNNLLSIIEMYFATVLMGIIPLSGIVVSYSRIVSSILRITSARGKYKAFSTCGSHLSVVCLFYGTGLGVYLSSATTQNSRTSAIASVMYTEVTPMLNPFIYSLRNKDIKGALKSLVTTLAFSE